In Cicer arietinum cultivar CDC Frontier isolate Library 1 chromosome 7, Cicar.CDCFrontier_v2.0, whole genome shotgun sequence, a single window of DNA contains:
- the LOC101513323 gene encoding isovalerate--CoA ligase AAE2-like isoform X2, whose translation MYELHFAVPMAGAILCTLNSRLDAAMVSVLLEHSQAKILFVDYQLLEIAQEALNLLRERGTELPIIVLLTDSDCSSTIDITSMSYEYEKLVDVGHNDFNIVRPQSEWDPISVNYTSGTTSRPKGVVYSHRGAYLNSLATVLLFQMDLFPVYLWNVPLFHCNGWCLPWGVAAQFGTNICLRKVSPENIFDNIIQHKVTHMAGAPTVLNMIVNSALIYRKPLKHKVVVMTGGSPPPPQILSKMEEIGFSISHLYGLTETYGPGTFCAWRPEWDMLPPQERSKMKSRQGVPHVGLEEIDVKDPATMESVVADGKSVGEVMFRGNTVMSGYYRDLKATKEAFRDGWFHSGDLAVKHCDGYIEVKDRLKDVIVSGGENISSVEVETVLYSHPAVLEAAVVARPDDHWGETPCAFLKLKDGSDANAEEIITFCRERLPHYMAPKTIIFQEMPKTSTGKIQKYILREKAKALGSTSGPIDCEKYCS comes from the coding sequence ATGTATGAGCTGCATTTTGCAGTACCAATGGCCGGAGCCATTCTTTGTACTCTTAATTCTCGCCTAGATGCAGCTATGGTATCAGTCCTGCTGGAGCATTCACAAGCTAAGATTCTTTTTGTAGACTATCAACTACTTGAAATTGCTCAGGAAGCATTGAACTTGCTTCGCGAAAGAGGAACAGAATTGCCAATTATAGTGTTACTTACTGATTCTGATTGCTCATCTACAATTGACATTACATCAATGAGTTATGAGTATGAGAAATTAGTGGATGTTGGTCATAATGATTTTAATATAGTGAGACCACAGAGTGAATGGGATCCTATAAGTGTAAATTACACATCAGGTACCACGTCTAGGCCTAAAGGAGTTGTCTACAGTCACAGAGGTGCGTATCTAAACTCTTTAGCAACAGTTTTACTCTTTCAAATGGACCTTTTTCCTGTTTATCTTTGGAATGTTCCATTATTCCATTGCAATGGGTGGTGCCTCCCTTGGGGAGTGGCTGCACAGTTTGGGACCAATATTTGTTTAAGGAAAGTATCTCCAGAGAACATATTTGACAATATAATTCAGCATAAGGTGACACACATGGCTGGAGCTCCTACTGTGTTGAACATGATTGTGAATTCTGCACTGATTTATAGAAAGCCACTCAAACACAAGGTTGTAGTGATGACAGGAGGttctccaccaccaccacaGATCCTTTCTAAGATGGAAGAAATTGGTTTTAGCATTTCTCACCTATATGGCTTGACGGAAACATATGGTCCAGGGACTTTTTGTGCATGGAGACCTGAGTGGGACATGCTGCCTCCTCAAGAAAGATCAAAGATGAAATCCAGACAAGGGGTGCCCCATGTAGGTTTGGAGGAAATTGATGTGAAAGATCCTGCAACTATGGAAAGTGTTGTAGCTGATGGAAAATCAGTTGGTGAGGTAATGTTTAGAGGGAATACAGTGATGAGTGGATATTATAGAGATTTGAAAGCAACAAAAGAAGCTTTCAGAGATGGATGGTTTCATAGTGGGGATCTAGCTGTGAAACACTGTGATGGTTACATAGAAGTTAAGGACAGATTGAAGGATGTAATAGTCTCTGGAGGAGAAAACATTAGCTCAGTAGAGGTAGAAACCGTTTTGTATAGCCATCCAGCAGTTCTAGAAGCCGCAGTTGTTGCTCGGCCAGATGATCATTGGGGTGAAACTCCTTGTGCTTTTTTGAAGCTGAAAGATGGGTCTGATGCAAATGCTGAAGAGATAATCACCTTTTGTAGGGAACGTTTGCCTCATTACATGGCTCCTAAAACAATCATTTTTCAAGAAATGCCAAAGACTTCAACAGGGAAGATACAAAAGTATATTCTGAGGGAGAAAGCCAAGGCTTTGGGCAGTACTTCAGGCCCCATTGATTGTGAAAAATATTGTAGTTGA
- the LOC101513323 gene encoding butanoate--CoA ligase AAE1-like isoform X1: MNNIFKNMLWTRSLRHFRSTHINSLHQSRQILSFSKEPDRGTFESMEGLVRCSANSNALSPISFIERAAKVCRERTSVVYGNMKYNWGQTHQRCLKLASALSQLGISRGHLVATLAPNVPAMYELHFAVPMAGAILCTLNSRLDAAMVSVLLEHSQAKILFVDYQLLEIAQEALNLLRERGTELPIIVLLTDSDCSSTIDITSMSYEYEKLVDVGHNDFNIVRPQSEWDPISVNYTSGTTSRPKGVVYSHRGAYLNSLATVLLFQMDLFPVYLWNVPLFHCNGWCLPWGVAAQFGTNICLRKVSPENIFDNIIQHKVTHMAGAPTVLNMIVNSALIYRKPLKHKVVVMTGGSPPPPQILSKMEEIGFSISHLYGLTETYGPGTFCAWRPEWDMLPPQERSKMKSRQGVPHVGLEEIDVKDPATMESVVADGKSVGEVMFRGNTVMSGYYRDLKATKEAFRDGWFHSGDLAVKHCDGYIEVKDRLKDVIVSGGENISSVEVETVLYSHPAVLEAAVVARPDDHWGETPCAFLKLKDGSDANAEEIITFCRERLPHYMAPKTIIFQEMPKTSTGKIQKYILREKAKALGSTSGPIDCEKYCS, from the exons ATGAACAACATCTTCAAGAACATGCTTTGGACTCGTTCTCTAAGGCATTTTAGATCAACCCACATCAACTCACTTCATCAATCACGTCAAATTTTAAGCTTTTCTAAGGAACCTGATCGGGGAACATTTGAATCAATGGAGGGTTTGGTTCGTTGCTCAGCAAATAGTAATGCATTGTCTCCAATAAGCTTCATAGAGAGAGCAGCAAAAGTATGCAGAGAGAGAACGTCTGTTGTGTATGGTAATATGAAGTATAATTGGGGTCAAACTCATCAACGTTGTCTCAAACTCGCTTCTGCTCTTTCCCAATTAGGAATTTCCCGTGGTCATCTG GTTGCTACCTTAGCGCCTAATGTCCCTGCAATGTATGAGCTGCATTTTGCAGTACCAATGGCCGGAGCCATTCTTTGTACTCTTAATTCTCGCCTAGATGCAGCTATGGTATCAGTCCTGCTGGAGCATTCACAAGCTAAGATTCTTTTTGTAGACTATCAACTACTTGAAATTGCTCAGGAAGCATTGAACTTGCTTCGCGAAAGAGGAACAGAATTGCCAATTATAGTGTTACTTACTGATTCTGATTGCTCATCTACAATTGACATTACATCAATGAGTTATGAGTATGAGAAATTAGTGGATGTTGGTCATAATGATTTTAATATAGTGAGACCACAGAGTGAATGGGATCCTATAAGTGTAAATTACACATCAGGTACCACGTCTAGGCCTAAAGGAGTTGTCTACAGTCACAGAGGTGCGTATCTAAACTCTTTAGCAACAGTTTTACTCTTTCAAATGGACCTTTTTCCTGTTTATCTTTGGAATGTTCCATTATTCCATTGCAATGGGTGGTGCCTCCCTTGGGGAGTGGCTGCACAGTTTGGGACCAATATTTGTTTAAGGAAAGTATCTCCAGAGAACATATTTGACAATATAATTCAGCATAAGGTGACACACATGGCTGGAGCTCCTACTGTGTTGAACATGATTGTGAATTCTGCACTGATTTATAGAAAGCCACTCAAACACAAGGTTGTAGTGATGACAGGAGGttctccaccaccaccacaGATCCTTTCTAAGATGGAAGAAATTGGTTTTAGCATTTCTCACCTATATGGCTTGACGGAAACATATGGTCCAGGGACTTTTTGTGCATGGAGACCTGAGTGGGACATGCTGCCTCCTCAAGAAAGATCAAAGATGAAATCCAGACAAGGGGTGCCCCATGTAGGTTTGGAGGAAATTGATGTGAAAGATCCTGCAACTATGGAAAGTGTTGTAGCTGATGGAAAATCAGTTGGTGAGGTAATGTTTAGAGGGAATACAGTGATGAGTGGATATTATAGAGATTTGAAAGCAACAAAAGAAGCTTTCAGAGATGGATGGTTTCATAGTGGGGATCTAGCTGTGAAACACTGTGATGGTTACATAGAAGTTAAGGACAGATTGAAGGATGTAATAGTCTCTGGAGGAGAAAACATTAGCTCAGTAGAGGTAGAAACCGTTTTGTATAGCCATCCAGCAGTTCTAGAAGCCGCAGTTGTTGCTCGGCCAGATGATCATTGGGGTGAAACTCCTTGTGCTTTTTTGAAGCTGAAAGATGGGTCTGATGCAAATGCTGAAGAGATAATCACCTTTTGTAGGGAACGTTTGCCTCATTACATGGCTCCTAAAACAATCATTTTTCAAGAAATGCCAAAGACTTCAACAGGGAAGATACAAAAGTATATTCTGAGGGAGAAAGCCAAGGCTTTGGGCAGTACTTCAGGCCCCATTGATTGTGAAAAATATTGTAGTTGA
- the LOC101513648 gene encoding isocitrate dehydrogenase [NAD] regulatory subunit 1, mitochondrial-like isoform X2, which produces MARRSIPLLKHLLSTRSQSQSNSLGSTRWVTYMHRPGDGTPRPVTMIPGDGIGPLVTGAVEQVMEAMHAPVYFEKFDVHGDMKAVPSEVLDSIRKNKVCLKGGLVTPMGGGVSSLNVQLRKELDLYASLVNCFNLPGLPTRHDNVDIVVIRENTEGEYAGLEHEVVPGVVESLKFCSERIAKYAFEYAYLNNRKKVTAVHKANIMKLADGLFLESCREVATKYPGIKYNEIIVDNCCMQLVSKPEQFDVMVTPNLYGNLVANTAAGIAGGTGVMPGGNVGSEHAVFDKIAEQKTANPVALLLSSAMMLRHLQFPAFADRLETAVEKVILEGKYRTKDLGGTSTTQEVVDAVIDALD; this is translated from the exons ATGGCGAGAAGATCCATACCCCTCCTCAAACACCTCTTATCAACCCGATCCCAATCCCAATCCAATTCCCTCGGTTCAACCCGATGGGTAACCTATATGCACCGTCCAGGCGACGGAACACCGCGTCCAGTTACCATGATCCCCGGCGACGGAATCGGACCACTCGTAACCGGAGCCGTCGAACAAGTCATGGAGGCGATGCACGCGCCTGTTTACTTCGAAAAATTCGATGTCCATGGTGACATGAAAGCCGTTCCATCCGAGGTTCTTGACTCGATCCGTAAGAATAAGGTTTGTCTTAAAGGTGGATTGGTTACTCCTATGGGCGGTGGTGTTAGTTCTCTCAATGTTCAGCTTAGGAAGGAGCTTGATCTATATGCTTCGCTTGTTAATTGTTTCAATCTTCCTGGATTGCCAACCAGACATGATAATGTTGATATCGTTGTCATTAGGGAGAATACTGAAGGCGAGTATGCTGGACTTGAACATGAGGTCGTTCCTGGCGTCGTTGAAAGCCTTAAG TTCTGTTCTGAGCGTATTGCCAAATATGCATTTGAGTACGCTTACCTGAATAACAGAAAGAAAGTGACTGCTGTCCACAAAGCAAATATAATGAAGCTTGCAGATGGTTTGTTCTTGGAATCTTGTCGAGAGGTTGCCACCAAGTACCCTGgaattaaatataatgaaattattGTGGACAATTGCTGCATGCAGCTTGTTTCGAAGCCTGAGCAGTTTGATGTAATG GTTACCCCAAATCTGTATGGAAATCTAGTTGCGAATACTGCAGCAGGCATTGCTGGAGGCACCGGAGTCATGCCAGGAG GTAATGTTGGGTCTGAGCATGCTGTGTTTGATAAAATAGCAGAACAAAAGACAGCCAACCCAGTGGCACTTCTTCTCTCATCAGCTATGATGCTTAGGCATCTCCAGTTTCCTGCATTCGCTGACCGTTTGGAAACTGCTGTTGAAAAAGTGATTCTCGAGGGTAAGTATCGGACAAAAGATCTTGGAGGGACAAGCACCACTCAAGAGGTTGTCGATGCAGTAATAGATGCTTTAGATTGA
- the LOC101513648 gene encoding isocitrate dehydrogenase [NAD] regulatory subunit 1, mitochondrial-like isoform X1: protein MARRSIPLLKHLLSTRSQSQSNSLGSTRWVTYMHRPGDGTPRPVTMIPGDGIGPLVTGAVEQVMEAMHAPVYFEKFDVHGDMKAVPSEVLDSIRKNKVCLKGGLVTPMGGGVSSLNVQLRKELDLYASLVNCFNLPGLPTRHDNVDIVVIRENTEGEYAGLEHEVVPGVVESLKVITKFCSERIAKYAFEYAYLNNRKKVTAVHKANIMKLADGLFLESCREVATKYPGIKYNEIIVDNCCMQLVSKPEQFDVMVTPNLYGNLVANTAAGIAGGTGVMPGGNVGSEHAVFDKIAEQKTANPVALLLSSAMMLRHLQFPAFADRLETAVEKVILEGKYRTKDLGGTSTTQEVVDAVIDALD from the exons ATGGCGAGAAGATCCATACCCCTCCTCAAACACCTCTTATCAACCCGATCCCAATCCCAATCCAATTCCCTCGGTTCAACCCGATGGGTAACCTATATGCACCGTCCAGGCGACGGAACACCGCGTCCAGTTACCATGATCCCCGGCGACGGAATCGGACCACTCGTAACCGGAGCCGTCGAACAAGTCATGGAGGCGATGCACGCGCCTGTTTACTTCGAAAAATTCGATGTCCATGGTGACATGAAAGCCGTTCCATCCGAGGTTCTTGACTCGATCCGTAAGAATAAGGTTTGTCTTAAAGGTGGATTGGTTACTCCTATGGGCGGTGGTGTTAGTTCTCTCAATGTTCAGCTTAGGAAGGAGCTTGATCTATATGCTTCGCTTGTTAATTGTTTCAATCTTCCTGGATTGCCAACCAGACATGATAATGTTGATATCGTTGTCATTAGGGAGAATACTGAAGGCGAGTATGCTGGACTTGAACATGAGGTCGTTCCTGGCGTCGTTGAAAGCCTTAAG GTGATCACGAAGTTCTGTTCTGAGCGTATTGCCAAATATGCATTTGAGTACGCTTACCTGAATAACAGAAAGAAAGTGACTGCTGTCCACAAAGCAAATATAATGAAGCTTGCAGATGGTTTGTTCTTGGAATCTTGTCGAGAGGTTGCCACCAAGTACCCTGgaattaaatataatgaaattattGTGGACAATTGCTGCATGCAGCTTGTTTCGAAGCCTGAGCAGTTTGATGTAATG GTTACCCCAAATCTGTATGGAAATCTAGTTGCGAATACTGCAGCAGGCATTGCTGGAGGCACCGGAGTCATGCCAGGAG GTAATGTTGGGTCTGAGCATGCTGTGTTTGATAAAATAGCAGAACAAAAGACAGCCAACCCAGTGGCACTTCTTCTCTCATCAGCTATGATGCTTAGGCATCTCCAGTTTCCTGCATTCGCTGACCGTTTGGAAACTGCTGTTGAAAAAGTGATTCTCGAGGGTAAGTATCGGACAAAAGATCTTGGAGGGACAAGCACCACTCAAGAGGTTGTCGATGCAGTAATAGATGCTTTAGATTGA
- the LOC101514196 gene encoding phosphoserine aminotransferase 2, chloroplastic-like → MATSMTTSPQTHLLHQTHNSFLKTPTTFTPTISLRTTTTFKPISIQCAATTQPQTHTHDGPPQAQSHSSDRVFNFAAGPATLPENVLRRAQSELYNWRGSGMSVMEMSHRGKEFLSIIQKAESDLRTLLEIPTEYSVLFLQGGATTQFAAVPLNICKSDDAVDHIVTGSWSDKAFKEAQKYCKPNVIWSGKSEKYTKIPSFDDLKQNPEARFLHICANETIHGVEFKNYPTPKNQNGILVADMSSNFCSKPVDVSKFGLIYAGAQKNVGPSGVTIVIVRNDLIGNAQGLTPVMLDYKIHAENNSLYNTPPCYGIYMCGLVFEDLLEQGGLVEVEKKNRKKAEILYQAIDESNGFFRCPVEKSVRSFMNVPFTLEKSELEGEFIKEAAKENMVQLKGHRSVGGMRASIYNAMPLAGVEKLVAFMKDFQAKHA, encoded by the coding sequence ATGGCAACATCAATGACAACTTCACCACAAACTCATCTCCTTCACCAAACCCACAACTCCTTCCTCAAAACTCCCACAACTTTCACCCCAACAATCTCCCTTCGCACAACAACCACCTTCAAACCCATTTCCATTCAATGCGCCGCCACCACGCAACCCCAAACCCATACCCACGACGGCCCACCACAAGCCCAATCCCATTCCTCAGATCGCGTCTTCAACTTCGCTGCCGGACCTGCCACCCTACCCGAAAACGTCCTGCGTCGCGCTCAATCGGAACTATACAACTGGCGTGGATCCGGCATGAGCGTCATGGAAATGAGTCACAGAGGTAAAGAATTTCTTTCGATAATTCAAAAAGCAGAATCAGATCTGCGTACCCTTTTGGAAATCCCGACGGAATATTCCGTTCTTTTCCTCCAAGGCGGCGCCACCACTCAGTTCGCCGCCGTGCCGTTGAATATCTGCAAAAGTGATGACGCTGTTGATCACATCGTTACCGGATCGTGGAGCGATAAAGCTTTTAAGGAAGCTCAGAAGTATTGTAAACCAAACGTGATTTGGTCTGGTAAATCTGAAAAGTACACAAAGATTCCATCTTTTGATGATTTGAAACAGAACCCAGAAGCTAGGTTTTTGCACATTTGTGCTAATGAAACAATTCATGGTGTTGAGTTCAAAAATTACCCAACACCCAAGAATCAAAATGGGATTTTGGTGGCTGATATGTCTTCCAATTTTTGTTCCAAACCTGTTGATGTTTCAAAGTTTGGTTTGATCTATGCTGGTGCACAGAAGAATGTGGGTCCCTCTGGTGTAACCATTGTGATTGTGAGGAATGATTTGATTGGGAATGCTCAAGGTTTGACTCCTGTTATGCTTGATTATAAGATTCATGCTGAAAACAATTCACTTTACAATACACCTCCTTGTTATGGAATTTACATGTGTGGTTTGGTTTTTGAGGATTTGTTGGAACAAGGTGGTTTGGTTGAGGTTGAGAAGAAGAATAGGAAGAAAGCTGAGATTCTCTACCAAGCTATTGATGAGAGTAATGGGTTTTTTAGGTGTCCTGTTGAGAAATCTGTGAGGTCTTTCATGAATGTTCCTTTCACTTTGGAGAAATCAGAGTTGGAAGGTGAGTTTATAAAGGAGGCTGCTAAGGAGAATATGGTTCAGCTTAAGGGACATAGGTCGGTTGGTGGAATGAGAGCTTCCATTTACAATGCTATGCCTTTGGCTGGTGTTGAAAAGTTGGTGGCTTTCATGAAGGATTTTCAAGCCAAGCATGCTTAG
- the LOC101514518 gene encoding G2/mitotic-specific cyclin-2, which produces MVISSDENNSNSIMPRKFQGGMDQMGGERNVGMNRRSLSVINQNLVQGRPYPCVVNKRVLTDKHEMCEKKQADPSHRPITRRFAARNAGSQQSCAEKTKNSNPSNSISNEFGSAIAIDDEHKSPTDKPVPMSLEQMEPMHSDSDEMEEVEMEDIDGELILDIDSCDANNTLAVAEYIEDLHSFYRKIECIGCVSPNYMEEQCDLNEKMRAILADWLIEVHDKFDLMQETLFLTINLIDRFLAKQNVVRKKLQLVGLVAMLLACKYEEVSVPVVSDLIHISDRAYTRKELLEMEKSMLNTLQYNMSIPTAYVFMKRFLKAAQADKKLELVAFFLVELSLVEYEMLKFPPSLVAAAAVYTAQCTVSGFKQWNKTCEWHTNYSEDQLLECSIMMVGFHQKAGTGKLTGVYRKYCSAKFSFTAKCEPACFLLENNQS; this is translated from the exons atGGTTATTTCATCTGATGAGAACAATTCCAATTCCATCATGCCCAGAAAATTTCAAG gaGGGATGGATCAAATGGGTGGTGAAAGAAACGTTGGAATGAACAGAAGAAGTTTGAGTGTCATCAATCAGAATCTAGTGCAAGGTCGACCTTACCCTTGTGTTGTTAACAAGAGGGTGTTGACTGA TAAACATGAGATGTGTGAAAAGAAACAGGCAGATCCAAGTCATCGACCCATCACAAG GAGATTTGCTGCACGAAATGCTGGCTCACAGCAATCTTGCGCTGAG AAAACTAAGAATTCAAACCCATCGAATTCAATTTCGAACGAGTTCGGAAGCGCCATAGCTATTGATGATGAACACAAGTCACCAACAGACAAACCAGTTCCCATGTCTTTAGAGCAAATGGAACCAATGCATAGTGATTCAGACGAGATG GAAGAGGTTGAGATGGAGGATATTGATGGAGAACTGATTTTGGACATTGATAGCTGTGATGCAAACAATACTCTTGCTGTGGCGGAATATATTGAAGATCTTCATTCTTTCTACAGAAAAATTGAG TGTATTGGCTGTGTCTCACCAAACTATATGGAAGAACAATGTGACCTGAATGAGAAGATGAGGGCTATACTAGCTGACTGGCTTATTGAG GTGCATGACAAATTTGACCTCATGCAAGAGACATTGTTTCTTACAATTAATCTCATAGACAGATTCTTGGCCAAGCAAAATGTAGTAAGAAAGAAACTTCAGCTGGTTGGTCTAGTTGCCATGCTTTTGGCATGCAAGTATGAGGAAGTTTCCGTGCCTGTCGTTTCGGATTTAATCCATATATCCGACCGAGCTTACACAAGGAAGGAACTTCTGGAAATG GAGAAGTCGATGCTCAATACGTTGCAGTATAATATGTCGATTCCAACGGCATATGTTTTTATGAAAAGGTTTCTGAAGGCAGCTCAAGCTGACAAAAAA CTTGAGCTGGTAGCTTTTTTCTTGGTAGAGCTATCTCTTGTGGAATATGAGATGCTGAAGTTTCCACCATCCTTGGTGGCTGCAGCTGCAGTTTACACAGCTCAATGCACTGTCAGTGGCTTCAAACAGTGGAACAAGACTTGTGAATGGCACACAAACTACTCAGAAGATCAGCTATT AGAGTGCTCTATTATGATGGTTGGATTTCACCAAAAGGCAGGGACAGGGAAACTTACAGGAGTGTATAGGAAGTACTGCTCAGCTAAGTTTAGCTTCACTGCTAAATGTGAACCAGCATGTTTTCTTCTTGAGAACAACCAATCATAG
- the LOC101514837 gene encoding isoleucine N-monooxygenase 2-like, with protein sequence MKLSIISHQLSPTLFWCLILMLLVFTSLIKLFLKLNKKNIHTSRKFTLPPGPKPWPIFGNIPEMLANRPIFRWIQKIMDDLNTEITCIRLGKVHVILVSSPEIAREVFIKQDAIFASRANSWSNAYITSGYLATIFTPFGKQWKKMKKLIVKELVSSLRHKWLHGKRVEEADNLVRHVYNQCNKNGGLVNVRDVSRQYSGNVIRRLIFNTRYFGNGSEDGGPGLEEVEYVEAIFTMLEHIFAFSVSDFMPGLRGVNFDGHENKIKKACQIIRKYHDPIIEERIQQWKNGKKTEEEDLLDVLISAKDAHNKFLLTEQEIKSCVLELVLAAVDNPSNAFEWGLAEMMNQPELLKKAIEELDSVVGKERLVQEYDFPKLNYVKACAKEAFRLHPISDFLIPHVAMKDTVVANYIIPKDSQVILRRQGIGLNPRVWEEPLKFKPERYLKENGSNLSLADTSLDTIIFSTGRRGCPGIMLGTSMTIMLFARFLHGFTWSVPPKESSIDLSETHGGTTKAKSLVAFVEPRLPPETYH encoded by the exons ATGAAACTTTCTATCATTTCTCATCAATTGTCACCAACATTATTTTGGTGTCTCATACTCATGTTACTCGTGTTTACATCCCTAATCAAACTCttccttaaattaaataaaaaaaatatccataCATCTAGAAAATTCACACTACCTCCCGGTCCGAAACCTTGGCCTATCTTTGGTAATATCCCTGAAATGTTGGCAAATAGGCCTATATTTAGATGGATACAAAAGATAATGGATGACCTCAACACAGAAATTACATGCATTCGTTTAGGTAAAGTTCATGTGATTTTAGTGAGCAGTCCTGAAATTGCACGTGAAGTATTTATAAAACAAGATGCAATTTTCGCTTCAAGAGCTAATAGTTGGTCCAATGCATACATTACTAGTGGATATCTAGCCACAATATTCACCCCTTTTGGAAAACAAtggaaaaaaatgaagaaattaaTTGTCAAAGAATTAGTTTCATCTCTTAGGCATAAATGGCTTCATGGAAAGAGGGTAGAAGAAGCTGATAACCTTGTACGTCATGTTTACAATCAATGCAATAAAAATGGTGGCCTTGTTAATGTGAGAGATGTTTCACGACAGTATTCAGGGAATGTCATTAGGAGGTTGATTTTCAATACAAGGTACTTTGGAAATGGTAGTGAAGATGGTGGACCTGGCTTAGAGGAAGTAGAATATGTGGAAGCGATTTTCACTATGTTAGAGCACATTTTTGCTTTCTCTGTTTCTGATTTTATGCCAGGTTTGAGGGGTGTTAACTTTGATGGtcatgaaaacaaaattaagaaagCTTGTCAGATCATAAGGAAATATCATGACCCCATCATTGAGGAAAGAATTCAACAATGGAAGAATGGAAAAaagacagaggaagaagacctTCTTGATGTTCTCATTTCAGCCAAAGATGCTCACAACAAATTCCTTTTGACTGAGCAAGAAATTAAGTCTTGTGTTTTG gaatTGGTGCTTGCAGCAGTTGATAATCCATCAAATGCATTCGAATGGGGACTTGCTGAAATGATGAATCAACCTGAGCTACTTAAAAAAGCCATAGAAGAATTAGACAGTGTAGTTGGAAAAGAAAGGTTGGTGCAAGAATACGATTTTCCCAAACTAAACTATGTGAAGGCTTGTGCCAAAGAAGCTTTTCGACTTCACCCGATTAGTGATTTCCTTATTCCCCATGTTGCGATGAAAGACACTGTGGTTGCTAATTACATTATCCCAAAAGATAGCCAAGTGATATTAAGGAGACAAGGAATTGGTCTAAACCCTAGAGTTTGGGAAGAACCACTCAAGTTCAAACCTGAAAGATATCTTAAAGAAAATGGTTCTAATTTGAGTTTGGCAGATACAAGTTTGGACACAATAATATTTAGTACCGGAAGACGTGGGTGTCCTGGAATTATGCTTGGAACTTCAATGACTATTATGCTATTTGCAAGGTTCCTCCATGGCTTCACTTGGAGTGTGCCACCCAAAGAGTCTAGCATTGACCTATCTGAAACTCATGGAGGAACCACGAAAGCTAAGTCACTTGTGGCATTTGTAGAGCCAAGGTTACCCCCCGAGACTTATCattaa